A genomic window from Arvicola amphibius chromosome 5, mArvAmp1.2, whole genome shotgun sequence includes:
- the Slc2a10 gene encoding solute carrier family 2, facilitated glucose transporter member 10, with translation MGHRPPVLLLCASVSLLGGLTFGYELAVISGALLPLQLDFGLSCLEQELLVGSLLLGALLASLFGGFLIDCYGRKRTILGSNVVLLAGSLILGLAGSLSWLLLGRSSVGFAISLSSMACCIYVSELVGPRQRGVLVSLYEVGITVGILFSYALNYVLAGIPWGWRHMFGWAAAPALLQSLGLLFLPAGAQGTAVHQDLIPLQGGEASKPGLRKPRYTFLDLFKTRDSMRSRTVVGLGLVLFQQLTGQPNVLYYASTIFRSVGFHGGSSAVLASVGLGTVKVAATLTATGLVDRAGRRALLLSGCALMALSVSGIGLVSFAVSLDSGPGCLTVSNASRQIDLPQSSGLLKGSSPSLVLRTSEDQNQPVLPITERTKPHPVTTVSLGPALNAASPVPPGPILKHTLLCWSALVCMMVYVSAFSFGFGPVTWLVLSEIYPVEIRGRAFAFCSSFNWAANLFISLSFLDLIGAIGLAWTFLIYGLTAVLGLAFIYLLVPETKGQSLAEIEQQFQMNRFPLRFGHRQNPSTIQYHRLEVSSAS, from the exons ATGG GCCATCGCCCACCTGTCCTCCTGCTCTGTGCCTCCGTGTCTCTGCTGGGTGGCCTGACCTTTGGCTATGAACTGGCTGTGATATCTGGTGCCCTTCTACCACTGCAGCTGGACTTCGGGCTGAGTTGCCTGGAACAGGAGCTCCTGGTGGGCAGTCTGCTCTTGGGTGCACTCCTCGCTTCCCTGTTTGGGGGCTTCCTCATTGACTGCTATGGCAGGAAACGAACCATCCTGGGGAGCAATGTGGTGCTGCTGGCTGGCAGCCTGATTCTGGGTCTGGCCGGCTCCCTCTCCTGGCTACTCCTGGGCCGCTCGTCTGTCGGCTTTGCCATCTCGCTGTCTTCCATGGCTTGCTGTATCTATGTCTCGGAGCTGGTGGGACCGCGGCAGCGGGGTGTTCTGGTGTCTCTCTATGAGGTGGGCATTACTGTGGGCATTCTGTTCTCTTATGCCCTCAACTATGTCCTGGCTGGCATCCCTTGGGGCTGGAGGCACATGTTTGGCTGGGCGGCTGCACCTGCCCTCCTGCAGTCGCTcggcctccttttcctccctgctGGTGCACAGGGCACGGCGGTCCACCAAGACCTCATCCCGCTCCAGGGAGGGGAGGCCAGCAAACCAGGCCTGAGGAAGCCACGGTACACCTTTCTGGACCTCTTCAAGACCCGGGACAGCATGCGGAGCCGGACCGTAGTGGGACTGGGACTGGTGCTATTCCAGCAGCTAACAGGCCAGCCCAACGTGCTGTATTACGCCTCCACCATCTTCCGCTCCGTAGGCTTTCATGGAGGCTCCTCAGCTGTGCTGGCTTCCGTGGGGCTTGGTACTGTGAAGGTGGCTGCCACCCTGACTGCCACGGGGCTGGTGGACCGAGCGGGTCGTAGAGCCCTTCTACTCTCTGGGTGTGCTCTTATGGCCTTGTCTGTCAGTGGCATAGGCCTGGTCAGCTTTGCTGTGTCTCTGGACTCAGGCCCCGGTTGCCTGACCGTATCCAACGCCAGTCGGCAGATAGACCTGCCTCAAAGCTCGGGTCTGCTTAAGGGTTCATCTCCATCACTAGTGCTACGCACCAGTGAGGACCAAAACCAACCAGTCCTGCCAATAACTGAGAGAACCAAGCCCCATCCAGTCACCACAGTGTCCCTGGGACCAGCTCTGAATGCCGCCTCCCCAGTTCCCCCAGGTCCCATCTTGAAGCACACCCTGCTATGTTGGTCTGCGCTAGTCTGCATGATGGTCTACGTGAGTGCCTTCTCCTTTGGATTTGGACCAG TGACCTGGCTGGTCCTCAGTGAGATTTACCCAGTGGAGATTCGAGGGAGAGCCTTCGCCTTCTGCAGCAGCTTCAACTGGGCGGCCAATCTCTTTATCAGTCTTTCCTTCCTCGATCTCATTG GTGCCATTGGTTTGGCCTGGACCTTCCTGATCTATGGGCTGACTGCTGTCCTGGGGCTAGCCTTCATCTACTTGCTTGTTCCTGAGACAAAAGGACAGTCACTGGCGGAGATAGAGCAGCAGTTTCAGATGAACAG GTTCCCTCTGCGCTTTGGCCACAGGCAGAACCCCAGCACTATCCAGTACCACCGCCTGGAggtctcctcagcctcctga